A window of Cryptomeria japonica chromosome 3, Sugi_1.0, whole genome shotgun sequence contains these coding sequences:
- the LOC131874446 gene encoding uncharacterized protein LOC131874446, which yields MEANICDEMTLGIHMAIENDVVTNGDDLVSERKEKIKQEDNLEMELEEDNSSNILSNELDAKEAHVDGKPQKCSITYEEEEEEEKEACSEEEDVDLMEELHYAYKENEKIKKRIAKQKAQIQEFCKAKKESNEIIKNLKVQLEEAKQKRM from the coding sequence ATGGAAGCTAACATATGTGATGAGATGACACTTGGAATACACATGGCGATAGAAAATGATGTTGTGACAAATGGAGATGACCTTGTGAGTGAAAGAAAGGAGAAGATAAAACAGGAAGATAATCTTGAAATGGAgttagaagaagataattcaaGCAATATCTTAAGCAATGAATTAGATGCAAAGGAAGCCCATGTTGATGGAAAACCCCAAAAATGTTCCATTacatatgaagaagaagaagaagaagaaaaagaggcatGTAGTGAAGAAGAGGATGTAGATCTCATGGAAGAACTTCATTATGCTTACAAGGAAAATGAAAAGATCAAGAAAAGGATTGCAAAACAAAAGGCACAAATTCAAGAATTTTGTAAAGCTAAAAAAGaatcaaatgaaatcattaaaAATTTAAAAGTACAACTAGAAGAGGCCAAACAAAAGAGGATGTAA